One window of Trichoderma breve strain T069 chromosome 3, whole genome shotgun sequence genomic DNA carries:
- a CDS encoding fungal specific transcription factor domain-containing protein, translated as MGSMVNEAIVAEPIAPMGALGDEHNHTTMEEGALTTPATSTTQNTTSSSSSLRRLACDACRARKVRCDRQDPPCSRCAKVGVTCRYSSRSKPTPSKMDLSRFLVTLNNRLKQAEAQLATTRLMQQRNRQPSYAMPWGDVDITPQIVNSSPNSSPTREVTPPHLASGPGSTYDLQKMEVMHDKGMVQQNVSEWCNQTSTTSTAPTEAPEFSPFDAFATSLSADIMMSQAMPENPPFEFEPMFFDISSSSTSQSVPTVSATILQGLYDRYFEVFHPIIPIINRTRFQHEMSQPSPSVEVQALSYAIGTLTAFSVPELHYYVDHYYEQARNLMDICERQDSGDSLSNINIMQAYVILTLYELKQPNFARAWLTLGRAIRLSKMMGLDTVETDSSMGTQWGLRKQLIHPISSADQEERRRVFWSLFIFDSFASLRVSGGPAFDGDVNVQLPSLSDYPDYSNERMPGLQQVFDLTETAPISSFAANAIMICLYQRYYSHIQSAYSEASHAFWETHYAIDKSLNHCRTTLLAQHMNGNSGENPTSIALRMNLNALKINLHETVLIKVEKDQLPVNLATDAVAQCVCAVTDIVQAVQLGMRLTGNKLETFRHLDRFLVWPITTSIQVCFRMLYNGEDDATPYINSLRILSNAMKDLIDPEHIAPGLLEKAEARVAEAARSTRKKRTVDDEL; from the exons ATGGGATCCATGGTAAACGAGGCAATCGTTGCAGAGCCAATTGCTCCCATGGGCGCTCTTGGTGATGAGCACAACCACACAACTatggaggagggggcgtTGACAACGCCAGCAACGTCGACGACGCAAAATAcgacatcgtcgtcttcatctctacGAAGGCTCGCATGTGACGCCTGTCGAGCCCGCAAGGTCAGATGCGACAGACAAGATCCGCCGTGTAGCAGATGCGCAAAGGTGGGAGTAACATGCCGCTACTCCAGCCGATCAAAACCGACGCCGTCCAAGATGGACTTGTCGAGGTTTCTCGTCACCCTCAACAATAGACTCA AACAAGCAGAGGCGCAGCTCGCTACGACACGCCTGATGCAGCAGCGGAATCGACAACCCTCCTACGCGATGCCATGGGGAGATGTTGATATCACGCCGCAAATAGTAAACTCATCGCCAAACTCCAGTCCCACGAGAGAGGTGACCCCGCCACACTTGGCCTCCGGACCAGGCTCAACTTATGATCTGCAAAAGATGGAGGTGATGCACGATAAGGGCATGGTGCAGCAAAACGTATCAGAGTG GTGCAACCAAACGAGCACAACGTCTACTGCTCCTACAGAGGCACCCGAGTTCTCACCGTTTGATGCATTTGCCACGTCCTTGTCAGCGGACATCATGATGAGCCAGGCGATGCCAGAGAACCCCCCCTTCGAGTTCGAGCCCATGTTCTTTgacatctcatcatcatctacgAGCCAGTCTGTGCCCACAGTGTCGGCCACAATTCTGCAGGGACT TTACGACCGATACTTTGAAGTTTTTCACCCTATCATCCCCATTATTAACAGGACACGTTTCCAGCATGAGATGTCGCAGCCGTCACCGTCGGTCGAAGTGCAGGCGCTGTCGTATGCCATCGGCACCTTGACCGCATTCTCCGTACCTGAGCTGCATTATTACGTAGATCACTACTATGAACAGGCTCGCAATCTCATGGACATTTGCGAGCGTCAGGACAGCGGCGATTCATTAAGCAACATCAACATAATGCAAGCCTACGTAATCTTAACCCTCTACGAGCTGAAGCAGCCAAACTTTGCCCGAGCCTGGCTGACACTCGGCCGCGCGATTCGGCTTTCCAAAATGATGGGGTTGGACACTGTGGAAACGGATTCGAGCATGGGTACACAATGGGGACTGCGTAAGCAGCTCATCCATCCGATTAGCTCAGCGGACcaggaggagaggcggcgAGTTTTTTGgagcctcttcatcttcgactCATTTGCGAGCCTACGGGTGAGCGGCGGCCCAGcctttgatggagat GTCAATGTCCAGCTCCCTAGTCTGAGCGACTACCCGGATTACTCGAACGAGAGGATGCCTGGACTACAGCAGGTATTCGACCTGACAGAAACGGCTCCCATTTCCTCATTTGctgccaacgccatcatgatcTGCCTCTACCAGCGCTACTACAGCCACATCCAATCCGCATATTCAGAAGCCTCCCATGCATTCTGGGAGACGCATTATGCGATTGACAAGTCCCTCAACCATTGCCGTACGACCCTGCTAGCGCAGCACATGAACGGCAACAGTGGCGAGAACCCGACTTCCATTGCGCTGCGAATGAACCTGAATGCCCTCAAGATCAATTTGCACGAGACGGTGCTTATCAAGGTCGAGAAGGATCAATTGCCAGTGAACCTCGCAACAGATGCGGTGGCTCAATGCGTTTGCGCCGTCACCGACATTGTCCAGGCCGTCCAGCTGGGTATGCGGCTGACGGGCAACAAGCTGGAAACGTTCCGACACTTGGACCGGTTCCTTGTTTGGCCAATTACAACTTCTATTCAAGTGTGCTTCCGCATGCTTTACAatggagaggatgatgcCACTCCTTACATCAACTCCCTTCGCATTCTTTCCAATGCGATGAAGGACCTTATCGACCCTGAGCACATCGCCCCGGGTTTGCTggaaaaggccgaggctCGGGTTGCCGAGGCAGCGCGGTCTACACGGAAGAAACGAACAGTTGACGACGAGCTATGA
- a CDS encoding FAD binding domain-containing protein — protein MVDQAERPFRIIVVGGGVAGIVASNALQRLGVDHVVLEKYSDIAPPLGAGISMWPHGLRVLHQLGYLPAIQKASVPISRFCSRDPSGRLIHDNLLYTHVEKNHGIGFYPLERQNFLQILYDGLPDKSFIRTNAGVEDVAQFADRVEVKLKDGSVEVGDMVLGCDGVHSHMRTLMWQHAGKTSPGLIPNTEKTSLKTSWKTLAMTTPPIPELGDSYLTVTYNSGITFLATSQPHAVYFFVIFALDKPFTWPHRERHTEEEAQLLAETIMDKPVTEELLFGEVWRRRTRAVVISLEECVMDHWHHGRIVLAGDAVHKVHPNMALGGNSAIEGVTRVINNIHNIMQTTKGPKPSGTALSHAFAAYEKEMKQRMRELMDISNMVAKMHTYATPVHKLLANWILPIANDRLFANHMGGYLSAGPKLNFLPSIGFTNGLMEWKVKPDDYDEKKSLEKEIRITTTISELSISA, from the exons ATGGTGGACCAAGCAGAACGCCCCTTCCGGATTATTGTCGTGGGTGGTGGAGTGGCTGGAATAGTTGCTTCTAATGCTCTTCAGAGGCTTGGTGTCGACCATGTTGTTCTCGAGAAGTATTCCGACATTGCACCCCCTCTTGGTGCAGGTATCTCTATGTGGCCACATGGCCTTCGTGTCCTACATCAGCTAGGCTACCTTCCTGCAATCCAAAAGGCTTCTGTCCCAATTTCCCGATTTTGCTCTCGAGATCCATCTGGACGACTGATTCACGACAATCTTCTGTATACCCATGTCGAGAAGAA CCATGGAATTGGATTTTATCCCCTAGAGCGACAAAACTTCTTGCAAATTCTCTACGACGGACTACCAGACAAATCATTCATCAGGACAAATGCCGGAGTCGAAGATGTAGCGCAATTCGCGGACCGAGTCGAGGTTAAGCTCAAAGATGGCAGTGTTGAAGTTGGCGACATGGTCCTTGGCTGCGATGGTGTCCATAGCCACATGCGAACCTTGATGTGGCAACACGCCGGGAAGACTTCCCCTGGCTTGATACCAAACACAGAGAAGACTT CCCTTAAAACATCCTGGAAGACTCTGGCAATGACAACGCCACCCATACCCGAGCTTGGCGACAGCTACCTTACTGTGACATACAACAGTGGAATAACATTCCTCGCAACATCTCAGCCACACGCTGTGTACTTTTTCGTCATTTTTGCTCTTGACAAGCCCTTCACTTGGCCTCACCGTGAACGCCACACggaggaggaagctcaaCTATTGGCCGAAACTATCATGGATAAACCCGTCACTGAAGAGTTGCTTTTCGGAGAAGTTTGGAGACGCCGTACTCGAGCCGTTGTCATCTCTCTTGAGGAATGTGTGATGGATCACTGGCACCATGGCAGAATTGTTCtggctggtgatgccgtcCACAAGGTTCATCCGAATATGGCTCTAGGTGGAAACTCTGCTATCGAGGGAGTGACTCGAGTGATTAACAACATCCACAACATTATGCAGACTACCAAGGGACCGAAACCAAGCGGGACAGCTTTGAGCCATGCATTTGCGGCATATgaaaaagagatgaagcagcGAATGAGAGAGCTCATGGATATCAGCAACATGGTTGCCAAGATGCATACATATGCCACGCCAGTTCACAAGCTGCTAGCCAACTGGATTCTTCCCATTGCCAATGATAGGCTCTTTGCGAATCACATGGGTGGATACCTGTCTGCAGGTCCAAAGCTCAACTTTTTGCCCTCCATTGGCTTTACGAATGGATTGATGGAATGGAAAGTGAAGCCAGACGACtatgatgaaaagaagagtcTTGAAAAAGAGATTCGAATCACGACTACGATCTCCGAATTATCCATTAGCGCGTAA